The following proteins are co-located in the Methanobacterium aggregans genome:
- a CDS encoding DNA-directed DNA polymerase, giving the protein METRKFVLLDIDYITEDDRAVVRLFGKLQGNENGRSVIAVDKGFKPYIYVLPHEPEECVNDINELDVEGVEWTRKNDIGHVKDFLKVTLKHPQDVPKLRDKIRNLDSVDDIREHDIPFYRRYLIDKGLFPMAEVEVDGEFVGEEDCSFRCADDTCVFEIEGEARPVESEFPDLKILSFDIEVYNPEGMPQAEVDKIIMISLSSNQGLEKVVSTKESELDFVETVENEEKMLERFVEIVKSENPDLLIGYNSDNFDMPYINDRADKIGVKMDMGTDGSKLKFMRRGFANAGLIKGRIHVDLYLLMRRYLTLDRYTLERVYRELFDEEKEDVPGDEIYQYWDDGGEKLDTLFRYSLDDAVAVTKIGEKMLPLSLELTRIVGQPFFDIARMTTGQMVEWYLIRKAYEYGDIVPNKPSSTQYSERRGKRAAGGYVKDPVKGLHENIVSFDFRSLYPSIIISKNVSPDTLVSECSEDECYIAPEVGHKFLKEPVGFVPSIIGNILRERVRIKTMMKASENPREKQILDVQQQALKRLANSMYGVYGYSRFRWYRIECAEAVTAWGRDFIKKTMKHAEEYGFRAIYADTDGFYATFEPSDEN; this is encoded by the coding sequence ATGGAAACCAGAAAATTCGTGCTTCTGGACATTGATTACATTACAGAAGACGACAGAGCAGTTGTCCGGTTATTCGGCAAACTACAAGGCAATGAAAATGGAAGATCTGTTATAGCAGTTGATAAGGGTTTCAAACCCTACATTTACGTTCTCCCCCATGAACCAGAGGAGTGTGTGAATGATATCAATGAACTGGATGTTGAGGGTGTTGAATGGACCCGTAAAAATGACATAGGGCATGTTAAAGACTTTTTGAAGGTTACGCTGAAACATCCCCAGGACGTTCCAAAGTTAAGGGATAAAATAAGGAATTTGGACTCTGTGGATGACATCAGGGAGCATGACATACCTTTCTACCGCCGTTACCTTATAGATAAGGGACTGTTTCCAATGGCAGAAGTTGAGGTGGATGGTGAATTTGTGGGTGAGGAAGATTGCAGTTTCAGATGTGCAGATGACACCTGCGTATTCGAAATTGAGGGTGAAGCCCGTCCAGTTGAATCGGAATTTCCGGATCTGAAGATTTTGAGCTTTGACATAGAGGTTTACAACCCTGAGGGCATGCCACAGGCTGAAGTTGATAAGATCATAATGATAAGCCTCTCTAGCAATCAGGGACTGGAGAAAGTGGTTTCAACCAAGGAATCAGAACTTGATTTTGTTGAAACCGTAGAGAACGAGGAGAAAATGCTTGAAAGGTTCGTTGAGATCGTGAAGTCTGAAAACCCTGATCTTCTCATTGGTTACAACTCAGACAACTTCGACATGCCCTACATAAATGACAGGGCTGATAAAATCGGGGTTAAAATGGATATGGGAACTGACGGCTCCAAGTTGAAGTTCATGAGGAGGGGTTTTGCAAACGCCGGGCTTATCAAGGGAAGGATACACGTTGATCTTTACCTTTTAATGCGCCGTTACTTAACACTGGACCGTTACACCCTTGAAAGGGTTTACAGGGAACTTTTCGATGAGGAGAAGGAGGATGTTCCAGGTGATGAGATCTACCAGTACTGGGATGATGGTGGAGAAAAGCTGGACACCCTGTTCAGATACTCCCTGGACGATGCTGTGGCAGTTACCAAGATCGGAGAGAAGATGCTGCCTCTGAGCCTGGAGCTTACACGTATAGTTGGCCAGCCATTCTTTGATATAGCACGTATGACCACGGGACAAATGGTTGAATGGTACCTCATAAGGAAGGCATATGAATACGGAGATATAGTGCCTAACAAACCCTCTTCAACACAGTACTCAGAGCGAAGGGGTAAAAGAGCTGCTGGAGGCTACGTTAAAGACCCTGTTAAGGGACTCCATGAGAACATAGTTTCCTTCGACTTCAGGAGCCTGTACCCCAGCATAATAATCTCAAAGAACGTTTCTCCAGACACCCTGGTTTCAGAGTGCAGTGAGGATGAATGCTACATCGCACCTGAGGTGGGCCATAAATTCCTGAAAGAACCTGTAGGCTTTGTTCCCTCCATAATCGGCAACATACTCAGGGAACGTGTTAGAATCAAGACCATGATGAAGGCTTCAGAGAATCCCAGGGAGAAGCAGATACTGGACGTGCAGCAGCAGGCCCTTAAAAGACTTGCAAATTCCATGTACGGTGTTTACGGATACTCCAGATTCAGGTGGTACAGAATAGAATGTGCTGAAGCTGTAACTGCATGGGGAAGGGATTTCATTAAAAAGACCATGAAACATGCTGAGGAATACGGTTTCAGGGCAATTTATGCGGATACTGATGGTTTTTATGCTACATTCGAGCCTTCAGATGAAAATTAA
- the larB gene encoding nickel pincer cofactor biosynthesis protein LarB, with protein MKEILQKLMKGEISTEEAEKMLKTMQIRELEDFAKIDTGRDIRTGVPEAIFSEGKSNEELIKIVLGFADKGHVILTRLEKERYDIIRADLKVLEDQGLELDYNERARILVVRDHEIEKNGKIGVITAGTSDIPVAEEARIIAEEAGCEVITSYDVGVAGIHRLFGHVRRMLEEDVKVIIVVAGMEGALPSVVAGLVDVPVVGVPTSVGYGVGEGGFTALYAMLQSCAPGIAVLNIDNGFGAGVFAVTIVKQVCKS; from the coding sequence ATGAAGGAAATACTTCAAAAACTTATGAAAGGAGAAATCTCCACAGAAGAAGCGGAGAAAATGCTTAAAACCATGCAGATCCGCGAGTTGGAAGATTTTGCAAAGATCGACACAGGCAGGGACATCCGTACCGGTGTTCCAGAGGCCATCTTCTCAGAGGGTAAGAGCAACGAGGAACTCATTAAGATAGTACTGGGATTTGCAGACAAGGGTCATGTAATTCTAACCCGCCTTGAAAAGGAGAGATACGATATCATAAGGGCTGATCTGAAAGTTCTGGAGGATCAAGGCCTGGAATTGGATTACAATGAAAGGGCAAGGATACTGGTTGTTCGGGACCATGAAATAGAGAAGAATGGTAAAATCGGCGTAATAACCGCAGGTACATCAGACATTCCAGTTGCAGAGGAAGCCAGGATAATAGCTGAAGAAGCAGGATGTGAAGTCATAACCTCCTACGATGTTGGAGTTGCAGGAATACACCGTCTTTTTGGCCACGTTCGCAGAATGCTTGAAGAAGATGTTAAGGTCATCATAGTGGTGGCAGGAATGGAAGGGGCACTGCCATCAGTGGTTGCAGGCCTTGTGGATGTTCCAGTTGTGGGAGTACCAACCTCTGTAGGGTACGGGGTAGGTGAAGGGGGATTTACAGCCCTTTATGCAATGCTTCAGTCATGTGCACCTGGAATAGCGGTTCTGAACATTGACAATGGATTTGGTGCAGGCGTATTTGCAGTTACAATTGTTAAACAGGTCTGTAAGTCATGA
- a CDS encoding 4Fe-4S double cluster binding domain-containing protein, whose product MLLDERMDEFSRALGADFFGVADLSSARSFMLEYGGKNIARYPRAVSVGIRLLDTIVDELPHSHDPSVSVNYRHHAHDIINLRLDLVTSRIASLIQNEGYRALPIPSSKRVDDKKIAAAFSHKLAANLAGLGWIGKSCLLITPEAGPRVRWGTVLTDAPFKAGEAPMEDRCGKCTDCVDACPVNAFTGTQFNPEEARESRYDARRCERYLQDLEKMDKPGVCGMCIYACPHGMK is encoded by the coding sequence TTGCTTCTGGACGAACGAATGGATGAATTTTCAAGGGCACTGGGTGCAGATTTCTTTGGAGTGGCAGATCTGAGCAGTGCACGTAGTTTCATGCTCGAATACGGCGGTAAAAATATTGCAAGGTATCCGCGGGCTGTTTCAGTTGGTATAAGACTTCTTGACACCATCGTGGATGAGTTGCCCCACAGTCACGATCCTTCAGTTTCAGTGAACTACCGCCACCATGCCCACGATATTATAAATCTCAGGTTGGACCTTGTAACCTCACGCATTGCAAGTTTGATCCAGAATGAGGGTTATAGGGCACTTCCAATACCCTCATCTAAGCGTGTGGATGATAAAAAGATTGCAGCAGCTTTTTCCCATAAGCTTGCAGCAAACCTTGCAGGCCTTGGATGGATAGGTAAAAGCTGTCTTCTAATAACCCCTGAAGCAGGACCCAGGGTTCGGTGGGGAACTGTTCTGACAGATGCACCATTTAAAGCTGGAGAAGCCCCTATGGAGGATCGTTGCGGTAAATGCACAGACTGTGTGGATGCCTGTCCAGTCAACGCATTCACAGGGACACAGTTCAATCCAGAAGAGGCCCGTGAATCACGATACGATGCACGCAGATGTGAAAGGTACCTCCAGGACCTTGAGAAGATGGATAAACCTGGAGTCTGTGGAATGTGCATCTACGCATGCCCCCATGGAATGAAATAA
- a CDS encoding DUF4386 family protein yields MVIIPIQSFIFVTWPPPTTVLGYFTLFQNKWFIGLLDMDLLYLLVSALMLPVYLALYLSLKRINESFMVIALVLGLVGIAAHFSSNTAFEMLSLSNQYAAATTDVQQSILLAAGQGMLTTFQGTAFDVYYILNAITLIIISFVMLKSNIFSKKTAYLGLLAGLLMLVPSTAGTIGVYFAFASLVPWAIFSVLVARRLFQLGKS; encoded by the coding sequence GTGGTAATTATTCCCATACAATCTTTTATATTTGTCACCTGGCCTCCACCAACCACAGTATTGGGTTACTTCACCTTATTTCAGAACAAATGGTTCATTGGACTCTTAGACATGGATCTTCTGTACCTCCTTGTCAGTGCTCTTATGCTACCTGTATATCTTGCACTCTACCTTTCTCTAAAACGAATCAATGAGTCTTTCATGGTAATTGCTTTGGTTTTGGGACTTGTAGGGATAGCAGCCCATTTTTCATCCAACACTGCCTTTGAAATGCTTTCTCTCAGCAACCAATACGCGGCTGCAACAACAGATGTGCAGCAGTCTATTTTATTGGCGGCAGGACAGGGAATGCTTACCACATTTCAGGGTACTGCCTTTGACGTGTATTACATCCTCAACGCAATCACACTTATTATAATCTCATTTGTCATGCTAAAAAGCAATATTTTCAGTAAAAAAACTGCTTATTTGGGGCTACTGGCTGGTTTATTGATGTTGGTGCCGTCCACGGCAGGGACCATAGGTGTTTACTTTGCATTCGCATCTCTCGTTCCATGGGCGATATTTTCAGTCCTGGTGGCAAGACGGTTGTTCCAGCTAGGTAAAAGTTGA
- a CDS encoding ArsR/SmtB family transcription factor has translation MDLEAILDVMGCKTRRDILDLLRDEPRFVSEISRELEVGQKAIIEHLRAMEDLGLLSSSFRKIERGRPRKYYDISKDIEIQIFIGPGTIKMNIIGDEFSELQRIQNKIQMGDVEVADELINLIKKYAEAKNYAEYLLAEVVRRKQIKALQEYK, from the coding sequence ATGGATCTTGAAGCTATACTTGATGTAATGGGTTGTAAAACCCGAAGGGACATATTAGATCTTTTAAGGGATGAACCTCGTTTTGTAAGTGAGATATCACGTGAACTGGAGGTTGGACAGAAGGCAATAATAGAGCACCTCCGTGCAATGGAGGACCTTGGACTTTTAAGTTCATCCTTCAGGAAGATAGAGAGGGGAAGACCCCGTAAGTACTACGATATCTCCAAGGATATAGAGATTCAGATATTCATAGGTCCCGGCACAATAAAGATGAACATCATAGGGGATGAGTTCTCAGAACTCCAGAGGATACAGAACAAAATCCAGATGGGAGATGTTGAGGTTGCAGACGAACTCATAAACCTCATCAAGAAGTATGCAGAGGCTAAAAACTACGCAGAGTACCTCTTGGCTGAAGTTGTGAGGCGTAAACAGATCAAGGCCCTTCAGGAATATAAATAA
- the hypF gene encoding carbamoyltransferase HypF — translation MERARILVQGIVQGVGFRPTVYRIAKSMELAGYVRNLGNIVEIVLEGDKNSIKDFAENLKLNKPPISVINSLELEWVDSNVSGEFADFNILSSSENFSGSSVIPADLATCDTCLEEVLNDNNRRYKYPFTACTDCGPRFTVIESVPYDRERTSMDDFPLCPDCTAEYEDPEDRRYHAEATCCPECGPEVFIYKDQRLDVENPIKEAVKLIDDGKILAVKGIGGTHLVVKTTDDDAVSELRKRLGRFNQPFACMSPDLETIRTFAEVADFEEKALISRRRPIVVLNKNDNYYLAPSVAPELHNLGVMLPYSGLHHLLFKYTQEPGLIMTSANMPGEPMLIHNRDIIEKLEGVADCYLLHDRRIVNRCDDSVVRFRGGEMAFIRRSRGYVPEPYDFSWLSKDLNVLALGPEIDVTFSILKEGNCYVSQYIGNTTKYETFLSMKDAVDHLMEITKTDSVDVVASDLHPMFFTTKLAEELGERFGCPVFNVQHHHAHAAALCVDNHVEEMICIAADGVGYGSDGTAWGGEILHINRDEYKRFGSLMPQKMAGGDLTTKYPIRMVMSMLHDHYDPEELVELMKRDYLDYFKHGEREVELVSKQLERSFNLSKTTSTGRVLDAISSALGICGERTYEGECSMKLESVGHQGSDSIEIPYEIKKEDGMEVLDTPKILVNVLELKHKNKPIADIAQAAQRAVSLGLADLAVRSAEKTGVEFIGGSGGVFYNEAVSMTIKNFVESKGYKFLQHRDSCAGDGSVSMGQAAAAAWHHNKFGSFE, via the coding sequence TTGGAAAGAGCCAGGATCTTAGTTCAGGGAATAGTTCAGGGAGTTGGATTCAGACCCACAGTTTACAGAATAGCAAAGAGCATGGAATTGGCGGGCTACGTTCGGAACCTTGGAAACATCGTGGAAATCGTTCTTGAGGGAGATAAAAATAGTATAAAAGATTTTGCTGAAAATCTGAAGCTGAATAAACCCCCAATTTCCGTGATAAATTCCCTTGAATTGGAATGGGTGGATTCAAATGTTTCAGGAGAATTTGCTGATTTCAACATACTCTCAAGTTCTGAAAACTTCTCAGGATCATCTGTGATACCTGCAGACCTTGCAACATGTGATACTTGCCTTGAAGAAGTTTTAAATGACAATAACAGGCGCTACAAGTACCCATTCACGGCATGTACAGACTGCGGCCCCAGGTTCACGGTGATCGAGTCTGTGCCCTACGACCGTGAGAGAACTTCTATGGATGATTTCCCACTCTGTCCAGACTGCACAGCCGAGTATGAAGATCCTGAAGACAGACGTTATCATGCAGAGGCAACCTGCTGCCCAGAATGCGGACCTGAAGTCTTCATCTACAAAGATCAACGGCTTGATGTGGAAAATCCAATAAAAGAGGCTGTAAAACTCATAGATGATGGTAAAATTCTTGCAGTTAAGGGTATTGGAGGTACACACCTCGTTGTGAAAACAACAGATGATGATGCTGTTTCAGAGCTTCGGAAAAGGCTTGGAAGGTTTAACCAGCCCTTTGCATGCATGTCCCCTGACCTTGAAACCATAAGAACATTTGCAGAAGTTGCAGATTTTGAGGAAAAAGCCTTAATATCCAGAAGGCGCCCCATAGTTGTTCTGAATAAAAATGATAATTATTATCTGGCCCCCTCAGTTGCACCGGAACTCCACAACCTTGGAGTTATGCTTCCCTACTCTGGACTGCACCATCTCCTCTTCAAATACACTCAGGAACCTGGGCTCATCATGACCTCTGCTAACATGCCTGGAGAGCCTATGTTAATTCACAACAGGGACATAATTGAGAAGCTTGAGGGTGTTGCAGACTGTTACCTACTCCATGACCGCAGGATCGTTAACAGGTGCGATGATTCTGTTGTCAGATTCCGGGGAGGTGAAATGGCATTCATAAGGCGTTCAAGGGGTTACGTGCCTGAGCCCTACGATTTTTCATGGTTAAGCAAGGATCTGAACGTTCTTGCACTGGGTCCTGAGATAGATGTGACCTTTTCAATACTCAAGGAGGGTAACTGCTACGTTTCCCAGTACATTGGGAACACAACCAAATATGAAACCTTCCTTTCAATGAAGGACGCTGTAGATCACCTCATGGAAATAACCAAGACCGATTCTGTTGATGTTGTTGCCTCAGACCTTCATCCCATGTTTTTCACAACCAAACTTGCAGAGGAGCTGGGTGAACGGTTTGGATGTCCTGTTTTCAATGTTCAGCACCACCATGCCCATGCAGCTGCCCTCTGTGTTGACAACCATGTTGAGGAGATGATCTGCATAGCAGCGGACGGTGTTGGTTACGGTTCTGATGGAACTGCATGGGGAGGGGAAATACTCCACATAAATAGGGATGAATATAAACGTTTTGGAAGCCTTATGCCCCAGAAGATGGCTGGTGGGGATTTAACAACCAAGTACCCAATTAGAATGGTCATGTCCATGCTTCACGATCACTACGATCCAGAGGAGCTTGTAGAACTCATGAAACGTGACTATCTTGATTACTTCAAGCACGGTGAGAGGGAGGTGGAACTTGTTTCCAAACAGCTTGAACGCAGCTTCAACCTATCTAAAACAACCAGTACCGGTCGTGTTCTTGATGCAATTTCCTCTGCACTTGGAATCTGTGGAGAACGTACCTATGAGGGGGAGTGTTCCATGAAACTTGAGTCAGTTGGGCATCAGGGCAGTGATTCCATTGAAATTCCATATGAAATAAAAAAAGAGGATGGCATGGAAGTTCTGGACACCCCAAAAATACTCGTGAACGTTCTTGAGTTGAAGCATAAAAATAAGCCAATTGCAGATATAGCGCAGGCTGCTCAGAGAGCTGTGTCCCTTGGACTTGCAGATCTTGCGGTACGCAGCGCAGAAAAAACTGGTGTGGAATTTATAGGTGGTTCCGGCGGTGTTTTCTACAACGAAGCTGTGAGTATGACCATAAAAAATTTTGTTGAATCTAAAGGCTACAAGTTCCTCCAGCACCGTGACAGCTGTGCAGGTGACGGTTCTGTATCCATGGGACAGGCCGCTGCAGCTGCATGGCACCATAATAAGTTTGGATCCTTTGAATGA
- a CDS encoding nitroreductase family protein, translated as MDVFEAVKERRSIRKYRDAEVEEEKLQKILESARLAPSAANRQQWKFLVVKSQKTREKLVEPAHGQQMVAQAPVLVVACSTESEHVMPCGQPAYTVDLSIAVSFMILEAQELGLGTCWLGAFSEDAFKEILEIPDDIRIVAAFTLGYADEDPDPRPRKAIDEITSYEKYE; from the coding sequence ATGGATGTATTTGAAGCGGTGAAGGAAAGGAGGAGCATCAGGAAATACAGGGACGCTGAGGTTGAGGAAGAAAAGCTTCAGAAAATACTGGAATCTGCAAGGCTGGCACCTTCAGCTGCCAACAGACAGCAGTGGAAATTCCTGGTTGTTAAGAGTCAGAAAACACGTGAAAAACTTGTTGAACCCGCCCATGGTCAGCAGATGGTTGCCCAGGCACCAGTGCTTGTTGTGGCATGTTCAACAGAATCTGAACATGTGATGCCATGCGGACAGCCAGCTTACACAGTTGACCTGTCAATTGCAGTTTCATTCATGATTCTGGAAGCTCAGGAACTTGGACTTGGAACCTGCTGGCTTGGAGCCTTCAGTGAAGATGCATTCAAGGAGATACTGGAAATACCTGATGATATAAGGATCGTTGCTGCGTTCACACTTGGTTATGCAGATGAAGATCCCGATCCAAGGCCGAGGAAGGCAATTGATGAGATAACGTCTTACGAGAAGTACGAATAA
- the grpE gene encoding nucleotide exchange factor GrpE: MTDKDEVKNLKEDLASLKSEIQDRDKEIQAKDDELQKKVEEIQTKDNDIEDYRDQTHRLQADFENFKKRSEKDIKEYIKYANEGLILKILDVYEDFERALETEKSDDLKEGVEIIYKKLKKILEGEGLRKIECEGEKFDPFKHEALMVEDNDDFEDGTVLEELAKGYTLDSKVIKYSKVKVCKKK, encoded by the coding sequence ATGACCGATAAAGATGAAGTAAAGAATTTAAAAGAGGATCTGGCCAGTTTAAAATCTGAGATCCAGGATAGAGATAAGGAGATTCAAGCAAAGGATGATGAACTCCAGAAGAAGGTTGAGGAGATCCAAACAAAGGACAACGATATCGAGGATTACAGAGACCAGACTCATCGCCTCCAGGCTGACTTTGAAAACTTTAAAAAAAGGTCTGAGAAAGATATTAAGGAGTACATCAAATACGCCAATGAGGGATTGATACTGAAGATTTTGGATGTTTATGAGGACTTTGAAAGGGCCCTTGAAACTGAAAAATCCGATGATCTCAAGGAGGGAGTTGAAATAATCTATAAAAAGCTCAAAAAGATCCTTGAGGGAGAAGGCCTCCGTAAAATCGAGTGCGAAGGAGAAAAATTCGATCCCTTCAAACACGAGGCCCTGATGGTTGAAGACAACGATGACTTTGAAGATGGAACCGTCCTTGAAGAACTTGCAAAGGGCTATACATTAGATTCCAAGGTTATAAAATACTCGAAAGTCAAAGTCTGCAAGAAGAAGTGA
- a CDS encoding GNAT family N-acetyltransferase encodes MNIEKLDTGRHDLQLVSELIYETDTDLFRIFLDEDRQKAIEKLQKLIVAGRNPYGHENIHVAEDENGQAVGILVAYRGDEIKFRDEAKVYMDTMNFLQFLKLTLVKPIFDRISASSIKGDDYYIGNIAVNPDVRGKGTGTFLLKQSFQIARKKNCKRMVLDVLFYNRKARAWYEKHGFTVYGEKNFKWFGLEDGTWGMECLL; translated from the coding sequence ATGAACATTGAAAAACTTGACACAGGAAGGCATGACCTTCAGCTGGTTTCAGAACTGATCTATGAAACAGATACGGACCTCTTCAGAATATTCCTGGATGAAGACAGGCAAAAAGCCATTGAAAAGCTTCAAAAACTCATAGTGGCTGGAAGGAATCCCTATGGTCATGAGAACATCCACGTTGCAGAGGATGAAAATGGGCAGGCCGTGGGTATTTTAGTTGCCTACAGAGGGGATGAAATAAAATTCAGGGATGAAGCAAAGGTATACATGGACACTATGAATTTTTTACAGTTTTTAAAGCTAACACTTGTGAAACCCATCTTTGACAGGATTTCAGCCTCATCCATAAAAGGGGATGACTATTATATAGGCAACATAGCAGTTAATCCTGACGTAAGGGGTAAAGGAACTGGAACCTTCCTTTTGAAGCAGTCATTCCAGATTGCAAGGAAAAAGAACTGCAAAAGAATGGTGTTGGATGTGCTTTTCTACAACAGGAAGGCTCGTGCATGGTACGAGAAACACGGGTTCACTGTTTACGGTGAAAAAAACTTCAAATGGTTTGGTCTGGAGGATGGAACCTGGGGAATGGAATGTTTGCTCTGA
- a CDS encoding class I SAM-dependent methyltransferase codes for MPHEKIRKSFDAAARDYDQHRRAVIPHLDELYEVTADLAHSSNEKPRVLDLGAGTGLLTEYLFKRYPEAEFTLMDLSGEMLAVARERFEGHSNFRYIQEDYVEEDFEGTYDIVISSLSIHHLSHENKEFLYKKVYDNLNMGGIFINADEVRGSTGRAEREYQRKHDENLESQPLTEEQKATIYKRRQLDNPATLATTLKWFDEIGFGDVDVFYKYYEYCVIAGRKVHI; via the coding sequence TTGCCACATGAAAAGATAAGAAAAAGCTTTGATGCTGCTGCACGTGACTATGACCAGCACCGAAGAGCCGTTATCCCCCATTTAGACGAACTTTACGAGGTAACAGCGGACCTTGCACACAGCTCCAATGAGAAGCCCCGTGTGCTGGACCTCGGGGCAGGAACAGGCCTTCTCACAGAGTACCTGTTCAAAAGGTACCCTGAGGCAGAGTTCACCCTAATGGATCTGTCTGGTGAGATGCTTGCAGTTGCAAGGGAGCGATTTGAAGGACATTCAAACTTCAGGTACATCCAGGAGGATTACGTTGAAGAGGATTTTGAGGGTACCTACGATATCGTGATCTCATCCCTTTCCATCCACCACCTGAGCCATGAAAACAAGGAATTTCTCTACAAAAAGGTTTACGATAACCTGAACATGGGAGGTATTTTCATAAATGCAGATGAAGTACGGGGTTCAACCGGCAGGGCAGAACGTGAGTATCAACGAAAACATGACGAAAACCTTGAAAGCCAACCATTAACAGAAGAACAGAAAGCAACCATCTATAAACGCAGACAGCTTGATAATCCTGCAACACTGGCCACCACACTTAAATGGTTTGATGAAATTGGTTTTGGGGATGTGGATGTTTTTTACAAGTACTACGAGTACTGTGTTATTGCGGGGCGTAAAGTGCACATCTAA